A region of Paraburkholderia sp. BL23I1N1 DNA encodes the following proteins:
- a CDS encoding IclR family transcriptional regulator, giving the protein MAANNKRSEAALASDYLDSKARYVPDEFDGDRQFATTLARGLGILHCFTPRESQLGNAELAARTGMTKATISRFTYTLTRLGYLRVNRMNNKFQLGSAVLSLGYPLLASLSVRQIARPSMKELADQIRGSVSLGMRDRLNVVYLESSRSTTPLGLPADIGLSYPIVRTAMGRALLAALPAERREALCNEIAVKAPNEWTTFRERVRSSIDYFYERGFCVSYGDLRREVHAVAVPMKPSADGEILVFNCGVPSYLLEENQLEGDIGPRLVSMVRSIEGAMGIY; this is encoded by the coding sequence ATGGCAGCCAACAACAAGCGTTCCGAGGCGGCGCTGGCAAGCGACTATCTGGATTCAAAGGCGCGTTACGTGCCCGACGAATTCGACGGCGACCGGCAATTCGCCACCACCTTGGCGCGCGGGCTCGGCATCCTGCATTGCTTTACGCCGCGCGAATCGCAACTCGGCAATGCGGAACTGGCGGCGCGCACCGGCATGACGAAGGCCACCATCTCGCGTTTCACCTACACGCTCACGCGCCTCGGCTATCTGCGCGTCAATCGTATGAACAACAAGTTTCAGCTCGGCTCGGCCGTGCTGTCGTTGGGCTATCCATTGTTGGCGAGTCTAAGTGTGCGGCAGATCGCGCGGCCTTCCATGAAGGAACTGGCGGACCAGATTCGCGGTTCGGTCTCGCTCGGCATGCGCGACCGCCTCAATGTCGTGTACCTGGAAAGCAGCCGCAGCACGACGCCTTTGGGGTTGCCGGCGGATATCGGCCTGAGTTATCCGATCGTGCGAACCGCGATGGGCCGCGCACTGCTCGCCGCGCTGCCGGCCGAGCGGCGTGAGGCGCTCTGCAACGAGATTGCGGTGAAGGCGCCGAATGAATGGACTACGTTTCGCGAGCGCGTGAGGAGCAGCATCGACTACTTCTATGAGCGCGGGTTCTGCGTCTCGTATGGAGACTTGCGACGGGAGGTGCACGCCGTTGCTGTGCCGATGAAACCTTCGGCCGACGGCGAGATTCTGGTGTTCAACTGCGGGGTGCCTTCTTATCTGCTGGAGGAGAATCAGCTGGAAGGGGATATCGGGCCGCGGCTGGTTTCGATGGTGCGCAGTATTGAAGGGGCGATGGGAATTTATTAG
- a CDS encoding DUF3443 domain-containing protein has product MRKIAWIIAAALGLSLAGCGGGGGGSSNSNTTVNAPAGASSPATSSGTSSSSNTSNSTPNVLAVDASAVPTAVGPGNTIAVTVTGTGIHNQPMVSVKICTPGTNASTNCSTIPNVIVDTASFGLRLVRSAIPTTTFNALQAETVGSQALAECALFGSGYAWGTVYTADVALSGETAQNLPIHVIGDPALTTAAPTECQAGRLLATTADIGANGILGIGVSPNDCGSACVNGAVSTFYYTTAGVGTAVPLAGQITNPVTQFAQDNNGLILEMAQVSDTGSASAQGTLVFGIDTQTNNALSGTSATLMKTNLNGDFTSTYNGTTQTKTFFDSGSTVLFFPDLSIPIDSSSGYYIPTTTVGRSSTLVGASPSTVSLGFNIANGATLNASGKNAFNNLGIYLSKQFDFGMPFFYGRHVYYGISGTASTGGGAGPYVAYVSN; this is encoded by the coding sequence GTGCGCAAAATCGCATGGATCATTGCCGCGGCGCTCGGGCTTAGCCTGGCTGGCTGCGGTGGCGGCGGGGGTGGCAGCAGTAACAGCAACACGACGGTCAACGCACCGGCCGGCGCAAGTTCGCCCGCTACGTCGAGCGGAACCAGTTCTTCGTCCAACACCAGTAATTCGACGCCCAACGTACTCGCGGTGGACGCATCCGCGGTGCCTACCGCTGTCGGGCCCGGCAATACGATTGCGGTGACGGTTACCGGAACGGGCATCCACAATCAGCCCATGGTCAGCGTCAAGATCTGTACGCCTGGAACTAACGCCAGCACCAACTGCTCGACTATCCCGAACGTGATCGTGGATACCGCTTCGTTCGGACTGCGTCTGGTTCGCTCCGCGATTCCGACAACGACCTTCAATGCACTGCAAGCCGAAACCGTGGGCAGCCAGGCACTCGCCGAATGCGCGTTGTTCGGCAGTGGCTATGCGTGGGGCACCGTCTATACCGCGGACGTCGCGCTCTCGGGGGAGACGGCTCAGAACTTACCGATTCACGTGATTGGCGACCCAGCGCTGACGACGGCTGCGCCGACCGAGTGCCAGGCTGGCCGTTTGCTGGCCACCACGGCCGATATCGGCGCAAACGGTATTCTCGGCATTGGCGTGAGCCCGAATGACTGCGGCTCGGCGTGCGTGAATGGCGCGGTGTCGACGTTCTACTACACCACCGCCGGTGTCGGCACCGCGGTGCCCCTCGCCGGACAGATCACCAATCCCGTCACGCAGTTCGCGCAAGACAACAACGGCTTGATTCTGGAGATGGCTCAGGTGTCCGACACCGGCAGCGCGAGCGCTCAAGGTACGCTGGTCTTCGGCATTGACACGCAGACCAACAATGCGCTGTCCGGCACGAGCGCCACGCTAATGAAGACGAACTTGAACGGCGACTTCACGTCGACCTATAACGGGACCACGCAGACAAAAACGTTCTTCGATTCCGGATCGACGGTATTGTTCTTCCCGGACCTGTCGATCCCGATTGACAGTTCGTCGGGATACTACATACCGACGACAACGGTGGGACGGTCATCGACGCTGGTGGGCGCCAGTCCGTCGACCGTGTCACTCGGCTTCAACATTGCAAACGGAGCAACGTTGAACGCCTCGGGGAAGAACGCGTTCAATAACCTCGGTATCTATTTGTCGAAGCAGTTCGACTTCGGCATGCCGTTCTTCTATGGCCGGCACGTGTACTACGGCATTTCGGGCACGGCGTCTACGGGCGGGGGCGCGGGGCCGTATGTAGCGTACGTTTCGAACTGA
- a CDS encoding DUF2844 domain-containing protein, translating into MIISQFRMLVVAAASFATVVPAYAGLGGAPTYPVTASSTSAGAASQGGAAVARYATNGNQVSPAYSVSQTTLPSGTVVNEYIAAGNTVFALSWEGPTMPPLKTLLATYFPSYVQGLTDAHAAQGSGYGAAVVRQSALVVETGGHMGSFVGRAYLPQALPQGVSADDIK; encoded by the coding sequence ATGATAATCAGCCAATTTCGAATGCTCGTGGTGGCCGCGGCCTCGTTCGCCACGGTCGTGCCAGCGTATGCCGGGTTAGGCGGCGCACCGACCTACCCCGTGACGGCCAGCAGCACCAGCGCGGGAGCGGCCAGTCAGGGCGGTGCCGCGGTGGCGCGCTACGCCACAAACGGCAATCAGGTTTCGCCGGCCTATTCCGTGAGTCAGACCACGCTGCCGTCGGGAACGGTGGTCAACGAGTACATCGCGGCGGGCAACACCGTGTTCGCGCTGAGCTGGGAAGGTCCGACCATGCCGCCGCTCAAGACGCTGCTCGCCACTTACTTTCCGTCCTACGTGCAGGGCCTCACTGACGCGCATGCAGCGCAAGGCAGCGGCTACGGGGCCGCCGTCGTGCGTCAGTCGGCGCTGGTCGTGGAGACCGGCGGCCATATGGGTTCCTTTGTGGGCCGGGCCTATCTCCCGCAAGCGCTGCCGCAAGGCGTGAGCGCTGACGACATCAAGTAA
- a CDS encoding LysR family transcriptional regulator — protein MDLNLRDIRAFIAVAQTGSFTRAATRLHLSQPALTVQIRRLEETVGMRLFDRNSRNVALTPTGRELLPLLQKSLHDMEHVLVDARALGEGTSGTVRIACLPTFAASVLPELVQETKKAVPRVSFHVRDVVASMVNTLVRSEEVDIGLTGGELDDTGFEVLHAGIDRLVAVFPKRHALARRRRIALADLAAVPLVLTAQGTSVRAVVDSAFANARCAPEIACEPTYMMSAVAMVRAGLGVTILPASAREVRAEPELVVRAIDDPAFTRPIALIKKRGRTLPPVTETFVAVLIDKLGKISTTEPA, from the coding sequence ATGGATTTGAATCTTCGAGACATCCGCGCATTCATTGCCGTTGCGCAAACGGGCAGCTTCACGCGTGCGGCGACACGGTTGCACCTTTCACAACCAGCCTTGACGGTGCAGATTCGCCGCCTCGAGGAAACCGTGGGCATGCGGCTTTTCGATCGCAACAGCCGCAACGTCGCGCTCACGCCGACCGGCCGCGAGTTGCTGCCGCTGCTGCAGAAATCGCTGCACGATATGGAACATGTGCTGGTTGACGCGCGCGCGCTCGGCGAGGGAACCAGCGGTACGGTGCGGATCGCGTGCCTGCCGACTTTCGCAGCCAGCGTTTTGCCCGAACTCGTGCAGGAAACGAAGAAGGCCGTGCCGCGAGTGAGCTTCCACGTGCGTGACGTGGTCGCCAGCATGGTCAACACGCTGGTACGCAGCGAAGAGGTCGATATCGGGCTGACCGGCGGCGAACTGGACGATACAGGCTTTGAGGTGCTGCACGCGGGCATCGATCGGCTGGTGGCGGTTTTTCCGAAGCGCCATGCGCTGGCACGGCGGCGGCGCATCGCGCTGGCCGACCTCGCCGCGGTGCCGCTTGTGCTGACGGCACAAGGCACGAGCGTGCGGGCCGTGGTCGATAGCGCCTTTGCAAACGCCCGCTGCGCGCCGGAGATCGCCTGCGAGCCGACCTACATGATGAGTGCCGTCGCCATGGTGCGCGCCGGGCTCGGCGTGACCATCCTGCCGGCCTCGGCTCGCGAGGTCAGAGCGGAACCTGAACTGGTGGTCCGCGCCATCGACGATCCCGCGTTCACTCGCCCGATCGCCCTCATCAAGAAGCGCGGCAGGACCCTACCGCCCGTCACGGAAACCTTCGTTGCGGTGTTGATCGACAAGCTCGGCAAGATTTCAACGACCGAGCCGGCGTGA
- a CDS encoding CitMHS family transporter: MLPLLGLATIVVLLGAILSKRMSPLVALIIVPIAASLIGGFGFQTSKFVIDGLKSLAPVVGMFVFAILYFGTITDAGTLDPIIDRILRAVGTRPTRIVMGTTLLALLIHLDGSGAVCFLVTIPAMLPLYDRLKMDRRVLAAAVSMAAGINFLPWTGPMIRASASLHLPISALFNPLIPVQLIGLVFVFGMAFWLGLREEKRLGLTAASASVPMPERKLTPEEQALRRPKNFWFNIVLTLVVLGTMVVMGEKIPPAIMFMVGLCVALMVNYPNVDMQRKRIDAHARPALMMAGILLAAGVFTGVMQGSGMLKAMAQAAVGFVPPAMAGHIPVALGLLSMPLSMLFDPDSFYFGVLPVIAEVAGQLGVPAVHVGQAALLGQMTTGFPVSPLTPATFLVVGLCGIDLADHQKFTFPLLFGASIVMTIACVVLGIFSL, encoded by the coding sequence ATGCTGCCATTGCTGGGGCTGGCTACCATCGTCGTGCTGCTCGGCGCGATTCTGTCGAAACGCATGTCGCCGCTCGTGGCGCTCATCATTGTGCCGATTGCGGCATCGCTCATCGGCGGTTTCGGCTTTCAGACAAGCAAGTTCGTGATCGACGGGCTCAAGAGTCTCGCGCCCGTGGTCGGGATGTTCGTGTTCGCGATTCTTTACTTCGGCACCATCACCGACGCGGGCACACTCGATCCGATCATCGACCGTATCCTGCGGGCCGTCGGCACGCGGCCCACGCGCATTGTGATGGGCACTACCTTGCTCGCGCTGCTGATTCACCTGGACGGTTCCGGCGCGGTGTGTTTTCTCGTCACCATCCCCGCGATGCTGCCGCTCTACGACCGTCTGAAGATGGACCGGCGCGTGCTGGCCGCGGCCGTCTCGATGGCCGCCGGCATCAATTTTCTGCCGTGGACGGGGCCGATGATCCGCGCGTCGGCGTCGCTGCATCTGCCGATATCGGCGTTGTTCAACCCGCTGATCCCCGTGCAGTTGATCGGCCTGGTGTTCGTCTTCGGCATGGCGTTCTGGCTTGGGCTGCGCGAGGAAAAGCGGCTCGGCCTCACTGCCGCGAGCGCTTCTGTGCCGATGCCGGAGCGCAAGCTGACGCCCGAAGAGCAAGCCTTGCGCCGGCCGAAGAATTTCTGGTTCAACATCGTTTTGACGCTGGTCGTACTCGGCACGATGGTCGTGATGGGCGAGAAGATTCCGCCGGCGATCATGTTCATGGTCGGGCTCTGCGTCGCGTTGATGGTGAACTATCCGAACGTCGACATGCAGCGTAAGCGGATCGACGCGCATGCGCGCCCTGCATTGATGATGGCCGGCATTCTGCTCGCGGCCGGCGTGTTCACCGGCGTGATGCAGGGCAGCGGCATGCTGAAGGCGATGGCCCAGGCGGCAGTCGGCTTCGTGCCGCCCGCCATGGCGGGCCACATTCCCGTCGCGCTCGGCTTGCTGTCGATGCCGCTTAGCATGCTGTTCGACCCGGACTCTTTTTACTTCGGTGTACTGCCCGTCATTGCCGAAGTGGCGGGCCAACTCGGCGTGCCCGCCGTGCATGTCGGCCAGGCCGCGCTGCTCGGCCAGATGACCACCGGCTTTCCGGTCAGCCCGCTCACGCCGGCGACGTTCCTCGTAGTCGGCCTGTGCGGCATCGATCTTGCCGACCATCAGAAATTCACGTTCCCCTTGCTGTTCGGCGCCTCGATCGTCATGACGATTGCCTGCGTCGTGCTGGGGATATTCTCACTGTGA
- a CDS encoding acyclic terpene utilization AtuA family protein, translating into MIATPHRRAVRIGAGAGYSGDRIEPAVELAEHGALDYLVFECLAERTIAIAQQARSKDPELGYDPLLETRMRAVLPAAMRVSGNGVRIISNMGAANPLAAARKTAEIARSLGLGDVKIAAVTGDDVLDVVRQGNFRFEESGDSVASYRDRLVSANAYLGAAAIVEALAAGAQIVLTGRVADPSLFVAPLIHEFGWQMDDWQTLGQATVIGHLLECAGQITGGYFADPGFKDVPDLARLGFPIAEVAQDGSVVITKLAQSGGRVTEATCKEQLLYEIHDPQRYLQPDVVADFTQVRITQEAPDRIRVGGGRGSPRTDTLKVSVAYFDGYIGEGQISYGGPGALARARLALDIVRDRLALTGVETRELRFDLIGVNALHGETVAGGYAEPYEVRVRVAGCTESLAQAVRIGNEVETLYTNGPAGGGGVTKSAREVVAVQSVLLPREHVRPTFSLVEA; encoded by the coding sequence ATGATAGCCACTCCACATAGACGGGCGGTGCGAATCGGCGCGGGTGCGGGGTATTCCGGCGACCGTATCGAACCCGCCGTCGAACTGGCGGAACACGGCGCACTTGATTACCTCGTATTCGAATGCCTCGCCGAACGCACCATCGCGATCGCGCAGCAGGCGCGCAGCAAGGATCCTGAATTGGGCTACGACCCGTTGCTGGAAACGCGCATGCGGGCCGTGCTTCCCGCGGCGATGCGTGTTTCGGGCAACGGCGTGCGGATCATTTCGAACATGGGCGCGGCCAATCCGCTCGCGGCGGCCCGCAAGACTGCCGAGATCGCGCGCTCGCTCGGTCTCGGCGACGTGAAGATTGCTGCCGTCACCGGCGACGATGTACTCGACGTCGTGCGGCAGGGCAATTTTCGCTTCGAGGAGTCCGGGGACAGCGTTGCTTCGTACCGGGATCGCCTCGTGTCCGCGAATGCCTATCTCGGCGCGGCGGCGATTGTCGAGGCGCTCGCGGCCGGCGCGCAAATCGTCCTGACCGGACGTGTCGCCGATCCGTCGCTGTTCGTCGCGCCGCTGATTCACGAGTTCGGCTGGCAGATGGACGACTGGCAGACGCTCGGCCAGGCGACCGTGATCGGCCACCTGCTCGAATGCGCGGGACAAATCACCGGGGGCTATTTTGCGGATCCAGGTTTCAAGGATGTCCCGGATCTCGCGAGGCTCGGCTTTCCCATCGCCGAAGTCGCGCAGGACGGCTCGGTGGTCATCACCAAGCTCGCGCAGTCCGGTGGACGGGTTACCGAAGCTACCTGCAAAGAGCAACTGCTGTATGAGATTCACGATCCGCAGCGCTATTTGCAACCGGACGTGGTCGCCGATTTCACCCAGGTGCGCATTACGCAGGAAGCGCCGGATCGTATTCGCGTGGGCGGCGGACGTGGTTCGCCGCGTACCGATACGTTGAAGGTATCGGTCGCTTACTTCGACGGCTATATCGGCGAGGGGCAGATTTCATACGGCGGTCCTGGCGCGCTGGCACGTGCCCGGCTCGCACTCGATATTGTGCGAGACAGGCTCGCTCTGACCGGTGTCGAAACGCGTGAACTGCGCTTCGATCTGATCGGCGTGAACGCCTTGCATGGCGAAACAGTGGCGGGCGGTTATGCCGAGCCATATGAAGTGCGCGTGCGGGTCGCGGGGTGTACCGAATCGCTGGCGCAAGCGGTGCGGATCGGCAATGAGGTGGAGACGCTTTACACGAATGGCCCGGCAGGCGGAGGCGGCGTGACGAAGTCAGCGCGCGAGGTCGTCGCGGTGCAATCGGTGCTGCTGCCGCGCGAGCATGTCAGGCCCACATTCTCGCTGGTGGAGGCGTGA
- a CDS encoding FadR/GntR family transcriptional regulator, protein MSSLTEKVVATVSDEIRRGTLRPGDRIPTEVAMMKQLSVSRSVVREAISRLQAAKVVETRHGIGTFVLEPATEQSMQLPAADLSSMLDVMAIIEFRIDVEAASAALAAARRTEQNLKQIRAALERFESELERGSTDTLAHDIEFHLQIARASGNRYFFDVLSQLGRAVSPRTRLGSAEIAELDHIEHLRNVLSEHQMIFRAIERQDADDARAAMRMHLSNSRERLRRAHELSKAGG, encoded by the coding sequence ATGAGCAGCCTAACTGAGAAAGTGGTGGCCACCGTTTCCGATGAAATTCGCCGCGGCACCCTAAGACCGGGAGACCGCATTCCCACAGAAGTCGCGATGATGAAGCAGCTCTCGGTGAGCCGCTCCGTGGTTCGCGAGGCGATTTCGCGCCTGCAGGCGGCTAAAGTGGTCGAGACGCGTCACGGCATCGGCACGTTCGTTCTGGAACCAGCCACGGAGCAGTCCATGCAACTGCCCGCCGCCGACCTCTCCAGCATGCTGGACGTCATGGCGATCATCGAGTTCCGCATCGACGTGGAAGCGGCCTCGGCCGCGCTCGCCGCGGCACGTCGTACCGAGCAGAATCTCAAGCAGATCCGTGCCGCGCTGGAACGCTTCGAGTCCGAACTCGAGCGAGGGAGTACGGACACGCTCGCGCACGACATCGAGTTTCATCTGCAGATCGCACGCGCGAGCGGCAACCGCTACTTCTTCGATGTGCTAAGCCAGCTAGGCCGCGCGGTGAGCCCGCGTACGCGGCTCGGCTCCGCGGAGATTGCGGAGCTCGACCATATCGAACACCTGCGCAACGTGCTCAGCGAGCATCAGATGATTTTTCGGGCAATCGAACGTCAGGACGCAGACGATGCACGCGCCGCGATGCGGATGCATTTGAGCAATAGCCGCGAGCGACTTCGGCGCGCACACGAGTTGAGCAAGGCGGGGGGCTAA
- a CDS encoding MFS transporter: MTSALATAVDPLESAVSKVKRHVLPLFLIMFIANYIDRVNIGFVNTHMQTDLGIGAAAYGLGSGLFFVGYALFEVPSNVLMQKYGARAWLTRIMGTWGLVAAAMAFVWNDTSFYVLRFLLGVAEAGFFPGVVFYFTQWLPQKERGKAIAVFLSGSALASVLSGPITGSLLSIRGLGLHGWQWMFLIEGAFSIVLCGVSWLLLKSRISDASWLTAEERTVLESSIAAEQAEREAHGGAHLPAMKLLKDPQILLFCFLYFAIQLTIYAATFWLPTLIRKMGGLSDFEVGMYNAIPWLIAMVAMYCFAVLSAKWRFQQAWLAVALVIAACGLFASTSGNPVLSFVAICFSAIGFKAASSLFWPIPQGYLDARVAAAVIALINSVGNLGGFFAPATFGYLQQHTGSITGGLYALGVASLIAAAAGFLTRNRRVNRDVLPEPLQGKAH; this comes from the coding sequence TTGACATCTGCTCTCGCTACCGCCGTCGACCCGCTCGAGTCCGCGGTCTCGAAGGTCAAGCGGCACGTGCTGCCGCTTTTTTTGATCATGTTCATCGCGAACTACATCGATCGCGTGAACATCGGCTTCGTCAATACCCACATGCAGACGGACCTCGGTATCGGTGCTGCCGCATACGGCCTGGGGAGCGGTTTGTTCTTTGTCGGTTACGCCCTGTTCGAAGTGCCGTCGAACGTGTTGATGCAGAAGTACGGTGCGCGCGCCTGGCTGACCCGCATCATGGGTACCTGGGGGCTGGTCGCGGCTGCCATGGCGTTCGTCTGGAACGATACGTCCTTCTATGTACTGCGATTCCTGCTTGGCGTCGCCGAGGCCGGCTTTTTCCCGGGCGTGGTGTTTTACTTCACCCAATGGCTGCCGCAGAAAGAGCGGGGCAAAGCCATAGCGGTTTTTCTCTCGGGCTCCGCGCTGGCGTCGGTGCTGTCCGGTCCGATTACCGGCAGCCTGCTGTCCATTCGCGGACTCGGCCTGCACGGCTGGCAATGGATGTTTCTGATTGAAGGCGCTTTCTCGATCGTGCTGTGCGGTGTCAGCTGGCTGCTGCTGAAGTCGCGCATTAGCGATGCCTCCTGGCTGACGGCTGAAGAGCGGACCGTGCTCGAAAGCTCGATCGCCGCGGAGCAGGCCGAGCGCGAGGCGCATGGCGGCGCGCATCTTCCCGCCATGAAGCTGCTGAAAGACCCGCAAATTCTTCTGTTCTGCTTCCTGTACTTTGCGATCCAATTGACTATTTACGCGGCTACATTCTGGCTGCCGACGCTCATTCGCAAAATGGGCGGCCTGTCGGATTTCGAAGTCGGCATGTACAACGCGATCCCGTGGCTGATCGCCATGGTCGCGATGTACTGCTTCGCGGTGTTGTCGGCGAAATGGCGTTTTCAACAGGCGTGGCTGGCGGTGGCGCTCGTTATCGCGGCCTGCGGACTGTTCGCCTCGACGTCGGGTAATCCGGTGCTGTCATTCGTGGCAATCTGCTTCTCGGCGATCGGTTTCAAAGCGGCGTCCTCACTCTTCTGGCCGATTCCGCAGGGTTATCTGGACGCGCGCGTCGCAGCTGCAGTTATCGCGCTGATCAATTCGGTGGGTAACCTCGGCGGATTCTTTGCGCCCGCCACGTTCGGCTATCTGCAGCAGCACACCGGCTCGATTACCGGTGGCCTGTACGCCTTGGGCGTGGCTTCGCTGATTGCGGCGGCGGCAGGCTTTCTGACCCGTAATCGCCGCGTAAACCGCGACGTATTGCCTGAGCCGCTTCAGGGCAAAGCGCATTGA
- the gudD gene encoding glucarate dehydratase: MSTNSSQSNATPIVTELRVVPVAGRDSMLMNLSGAHGPFFTRNIVILRDSAGHTGVGEVPGGESIRKTIDDARPLVVGQSIGNLQAILNKARTQFADRDAGGRGLQTFDLRTTIHAVTALEAALLDLLGQHLGVPVAALLGEGQQRDEVEMLGYLFYIGDRNKTDLPYASGAEGRDDWERVRTEEAMTPEAVVRLAEAAQARYGFNDFKLKGGVLPGDAEIEAVTALAERFPNARVTLDPNGAWSLAEAVRLCRDRHDVLAYAEDPCGAENGYSGREVMAEFRRATGLPTATNMIATDWRQMGHAIQLQSVDIPLADPHFWTMQGSVRVAQMCNEWGLTWGSHSNNHFDISLAMFTHVAAAAPGKITAIDTHWIWQDGQRLTREPLQIVGGKVKVPQAAGLGVELDMDEIEKAHALYQQHGLGARDDGVAMQYLIPNWTFDNKRPCLVR, from the coding sequence ATGTCCACGAACTCATCCCAATCGAACGCTACGCCGATCGTGACCGAATTGCGTGTCGTGCCCGTCGCGGGCCGTGACAGCATGCTGATGAATCTGAGCGGCGCGCATGGACCGTTCTTCACGCGCAACATCGTCATTCTGCGCGACAGTGCCGGCCATACCGGCGTCGGCGAAGTGCCGGGCGGCGAAAGCATTCGCAAGACCATCGACGACGCGCGGCCGCTGGTAGTCGGTCAGTCGATCGGCAATCTTCAAGCGATCCTGAACAAAGCGCGTACGCAGTTTGCAGACCGCGACGCCGGCGGCCGCGGTCTGCAGACATTCGATCTGCGCACCACCATTCACGCGGTGACCGCGCTCGAAGCCGCCTTGCTCGATCTGCTCGGTCAGCATCTGGGCGTACCTGTCGCGGCACTGCTCGGCGAAGGCCAGCAACGCGACGAAGTGGAAATGCTCGGCTATCTGTTCTATATCGGCGACCGCAACAAAACCGATCTGCCCTATGCCAGCGGCGCAGAAGGGCGCGACGATTGGGAGCGCGTGCGTACCGAAGAAGCGATGACGCCCGAGGCGGTAGTGCGGCTCGCCGAGGCCGCGCAAGCGCGCTATGGCTTCAACGATTTCAAGCTCAAGGGCGGCGTGTTGCCCGGCGACGCCGAAATCGAAGCGGTCACGGCGCTTGCCGAGCGTTTCCCCAACGCCCGCGTCACGCTCGATCCGAATGGCGCATGGTCGCTCGCCGAAGCGGTGCGCCTATGCCGCGACAGGCACGACGTGCTGGCTTACGCGGAAGATCCGTGCGGCGCGGAGAACGGCTATTCGGGCCGCGAGGTGATGGCCGAATTCCGCCGCGCGACCGGATTGCCGACAGCAACCAACATGATCGCGACCGACTGGCGCCAGATGGGTCACGCGATCCAGTTGCAGTCGGTGGATATTCCGCTTGCCGATCCGCACTTCTGGACCATGCAGGGCTCGGTGCGGGTGGCGCAGATGTGCAACGAGTGGGGGCTCACCTGGGGCTCGCACTCGAATAATCACTTCGACATTTCGCTCGCGATGTTCACCCATGTCGCGGCCGCGGCGCCGGGCAAGATCACGGCGATCGACACGCACTGGATCTGGCAGGACGGTCAGCGTCTGACGCGTGAGCCGCTGCAGATCGTCGGCGGCAAGGTCAAGGTGCCTCAGGCCGCCGGCCTCGGTGTCGAACTGGATATGGACGAGATCGAAAAGGCGCACGCGCTGTATCAGCAACATGGCCTCGGCGCACGCGACGACGGCGTGGCGATGCAGTACCTGATTCCGAACTGGACGTTCGATAACAAGCGCCCGTGCCTGGTGCGTTGA
- the kdgD gene encoding 5-dehydro-4-deoxyglucarate dehydratase, with translation MTSPQELKAIVSEGLLSFPVTDFDEQGDFRADTYAGRLEWLAPYGATALFAAGGTGEFFSLTKSDYTNVIRAATETCRGKVPILAGAGGPTRVAIEYAKEAERLGASGVLLMPHYLTEASQEGIAAHVEQVCKAVPNIGVIVYNRANSKLNADMLERLADRCPNLIGFKDGVGEIENMVTIRRRLGDRFSYLGGLPTAEVYAAAYKALRMPVYSSAVFNFIPKTAMDFYRAIAADDHATVGKLIDEFFLPYLAIRNRRQGYAVSIVKAGAKLVGHSAGPVRAPLTDLTEEEMAQLDVLIKKLGAQ, from the coding sequence ATGACCTCACCTCAAGAACTCAAAGCGATCGTTTCGGAAGGCTTGTTGTCCTTCCCGGTGACCGACTTCGACGAACAAGGCGATTTTCGCGCCGATACCTATGCCGGGCGCCTCGAATGGCTCGCGCCTTACGGCGCAACCGCGCTGTTTGCCGCCGGTGGTACGGGGGAATTTTTCTCGCTGACCAAAAGCGACTACACGAATGTGATTCGCGCAGCAACGGAGACTTGCAGAGGCAAGGTGCCGATTCTTGCCGGCGCGGGCGGCCCGACCCGCGTGGCGATCGAGTACGCCAAGGAAGCCGAACGTCTCGGCGCAAGCGGTGTGCTGCTGATGCCGCACTATCTGACCGAGGCATCGCAAGAAGGTATCGCCGCGCATGTCGAGCAGGTCTGCAAGGCGGTGCCGAACATCGGGGTGATCGTCTATAACCGCGCCAATTCCAAGCTGAATGCGGACATGCTCGAACGTCTCGCGGACCGTTGCCCGAACCTGATCGGTTTCAAGGACGGCGTGGGCGAGATCGAAAATATGGTGACGATCCGTCGCCGCCTTGGCGACCGCTTCTCCTACCTCGGCGGCCTACCTACTGCGGAAGTTTATGCGGCGGCCTATAAGGCGCTGCGCATGCCGGTGTATTCATCGGCGGTGTTCAACTTCATCCCGAAGACCGCGATGGATTTCTACCGCGCGATTGCCGCGGACGACCACGCGACCGTCGGCAAGCTGATCGACGAATTCTTCCTGCCGTATCTGGCGATCCGCAACCGCCGCCAGGGCTATGCGGTCAGTATCGTGAAGGCCGGCGCGAAGCTGGTTGGCCACAGCGCAGGTCCGGTGCGCGCACCGCTGACCGATCTGACCGAAGAAGAAATGGCGCAACTCGACGTGCTGATCAAGAAGCTCGGCGCGCAATAA